The following coding sequences are from one Streptomyces venezuelae window:
- a CDS encoding tartrate dehydrogenase: MTHHHIALIPGDGIGTEVLPPAQRVVDAAGARHGFTCSYTAYDWSCERYAREGAMMPADGLDQLRDKDAILLGAVGYPGVPDHVSLWGLLIPIRRGFRQYVNVRPIRVFEGVESPLRAAVPGEVDFVVVRENVEGEYSEIGGRLNRGFAEEMAVQEAVFTRAGVTRVLDYAFGLAARRDRRLTSATKSNGIVHTLPFWDELVAERGAEHPAVVWDQEHIDALAAKFVLDPARFDVVVASNLFGDILSDLAAAVAGSIGIAPAANLNPERDFPSMFEPVHGSAPDIAGRGIANPLGAIWSAALMLDHLGHRAAADDITAAIAAVLAKTDVRTPDLGGDSTTAEFTEKLLELL, encoded by the coding sequence ATGACCCACCACCACATCGCACTCATCCCCGGCGACGGCATCGGGACCGAAGTGCTGCCTCCCGCACAGCGGGTCGTCGACGCGGCCGGCGCACGCCACGGCTTCACCTGCTCGTACACGGCGTACGACTGGTCGTGCGAGCGCTACGCCCGCGAGGGCGCCATGATGCCCGCGGACGGGCTCGACCAGCTGCGCGACAAGGACGCCATCCTCCTCGGCGCGGTCGGCTACCCGGGCGTGCCCGACCACGTCTCGCTCTGGGGCTTGCTGATCCCGATCAGGCGGGGCTTTCGCCAGTACGTCAACGTGCGGCCCATCCGCGTCTTCGAAGGGGTCGAGAGCCCGTTGCGGGCCGCCGTCCCCGGGGAGGTCGATTTCGTCGTCGTACGCGAGAACGTCGAGGGCGAGTACAGCGAGATCGGCGGCCGGCTGAACCGGGGCTTCGCGGAGGAGATGGCCGTACAGGAAGCCGTGTTCACGCGCGCGGGGGTCACCCGCGTCCTGGACTACGCCTTCGGCCTGGCCGCCCGGCGTGACCGCAGACTCACCTCGGCCACCAAGTCGAACGGCATCGTCCACACTTTGCCGTTCTGGGACGAGCTGGTCGCCGAACGGGGCGCGGAGCACCCGGCGGTGGTGTGGGACCAGGAGCACATCGACGCGCTCGCCGCGAAGTTCGTCCTCGACCCGGCCCGCTTCGACGTCGTGGTCGCCTCCAACCTCTTCGGTGACATCCTCAGCGACCTGGCCGCCGCCGTGGCGGGCTCCATCGGGATCGCCCCGGCCGCCAACCTCAATCCGGAGCGCGACTTTCCCTCGATGTTCGAACCGGTCCACGGCTCCGCCCCCGACATCGCGGGCCGCGGCATCGCCAACCCCCTCGGCGCCATCTGGTCGGCGGCGCTGATGCTCGACCACCTCGGACACCGCGCGGCGGCCGACGACATCACGGCCGCGATCGCCGCGGTGCTCGCCAAGACCGACGTGCGCACCCCGGACCTCGGCGGCGACAGCACGACGGCCGAGTTCACCGAGAAGCTCCTCGAACTGCTCTGA
- a CDS encoding STAS domain-containing protein has translation MNGTDVLAFWGELDAWADQELAPRVMALMDRAGPRVVADLREVTFMDAGGLRLLVRIRKRVAPDRGTLWLVPGSARNRRLLRITSLDKAFTIPAGAPVPCTRTGSRIGFR, from the coding sequence GTGAACGGCACTGATGTCCTTGCGTTTTGGGGCGAACTGGACGCCTGGGCCGACCAGGAGCTCGCCCCCCGTGTCATGGCGCTCATGGACCGGGCCGGCCCTCGGGTCGTCGCGGACCTGCGGGAGGTGACGTTCATGGACGCCGGTGGTCTGCGTCTGCTCGTGCGGATCCGGAAGAGGGTGGCCCCCGACCGGGGCACCTTGTGGCTCGTGCCGGGCAGCGCGCGCAATCGGCGGCTGCTGCGCATCACCTCACTCGACAAGGCGTTCACGATTCCGGCCGGCGCGCCGGTCCCGTGCACGCGCACCGGCTCCCGGATCGGGTTCCGCTGA
- a CDS encoding DUF1206 domain-containing protein codes for MRLTSATVRGKGKARRAAKGRGVAAVARAGFVGRGVLYLLVGALALRIAFSDGGDGRQADRGGALAEIAERPFGHVMLWLLGGALAGMALWRLSEVFFGQAGPDGNTAGKRAMAGARFLFYSFVTYTVIAYAAGDQGSGSGSSDKQTQDATAKVLDWPAGQWIVAAAGAGVLVAGVWIAGRALLRKFRDKLRVSQMPRRMRQATDILGVTGGTARGVVFGVAGGFAITAALRHKPGQAKGMDNTLRSFADTGAGPWLLALIAVGLVAFGLFSFASARWRKF; via the coding sequence GTGCGTCTCACGTCGGCCACCGTGCGCGGCAAGGGCAAAGCAAGGCGCGCAGCCAAGGGACGAGGCGTGGCAGCGGTGGCACGCGCCGGGTTCGTCGGACGTGGTGTCCTGTATCTCCTCGTCGGCGCGCTGGCCCTGCGCATCGCGTTCTCCGACGGAGGCGACGGCCGCCAGGCGGACCGGGGCGGCGCCCTGGCCGAGATCGCGGAACGCCCCTTCGGGCACGTCATGCTGTGGCTGCTCGGGGGCGCCCTCGCGGGCATGGCGCTGTGGCGGCTCTCCGAAGTCTTCTTCGGACAGGCGGGGCCGGACGGAAACACCGCGGGCAAGCGAGCCATGGCGGGCGCGCGCTTCCTCTTCTACAGCTTCGTGACGTACACCGTCATCGCCTACGCAGCCGGCGACCAGGGCAGCGGCAGCGGATCGAGCGACAAGCAGACCCAGGACGCGACGGCGAAGGTGCTCGACTGGCCCGCCGGACAGTGGATCGTCGCAGCGGCGGGCGCCGGCGTGCTCGTGGCGGGCGTCTGGATCGCGGGCCGCGCGCTGCTCCGCAAGTTCCGCGACAAGCTGCGCGTCTCCCAGATGCCGCGACGGATGCGCCAGGCGACCGACATCCTCGGCGTCACCGGCGGGACGGCACGCGGCGTGGTCTTCGGCGTCGCGGGCGGCTTCGCCATCACGGCGGCGCTGCGGCACAAGCCGGGCCAGGCCAAGGGGATGGACAACACGCTGCGCTCCTTCGCCGACACCGGCGCGGGGCCCTGGCTGCTCGCGCTGATCGCCGTCGGCCTCGTGGCCTTCGGGCTCTTCTCGTTCGCGAGTGCACGCTGGCGCAAGTTCTGA
- the dctA gene encoding C4-dicarboxylate transporter DctA produces the protein MAATASTTPGTPPSAPSPSATSEPSAPWYRQLYFWVLTAIVAGILTGWLRPSVGVALEPVGTTFVSAIKMLIAPIVFLTIVAGIGGVDSLRRVGRVGLKSLLYFQAGTLAALAVGLVAVNLFQPGAGVHAHPGDLRLSGEAARYVKDGEDQSWWHFLTDIVPSSAVGAFAEGNILQVIFFAVLFGVALKAVGPVGAPLVDGVNRLSAVVFKILHYVMLAAPVGAFGAMAYTIGKYGISTLTSLGRLIGLFYGTSLFFVVVVLGGVLGLLRINIFRLLHHLREEFLIVLGTSSSESVLPRVMAKLEGLGLRRDIVGLTVPTGYSFNLDGSSLYLSLAAVYIAQATDTPLTLGQQLGLLAVMILTSKGSGGVTGAGFIALAATLSAVGTVPAAGIMLIFGIDKFMSECRALTNLAGNSVATLVVARWEGVLDTARVNRVLRGGRPEPSPELSTDPSKESAGHGTSTAGKALAE, from the coding sequence ATGGCAGCAACCGCGTCCACCACCCCCGGCACCCCACCGTCCGCGCCATCGCCCTCCGCGACCTCCGAACCCTCCGCCCCCTGGTACCGGCAGCTGTACTTCTGGGTCCTGACCGCGATCGTCGCCGGCATCCTGACGGGCTGGCTCCGGCCCTCCGTGGGCGTCGCCCTGGAACCGGTCGGCACCACGTTCGTCTCGGCGATCAAAATGCTGATCGCCCCGATCGTCTTCCTGACGATCGTCGCGGGCATCGGCGGTGTCGACAGCCTGCGCCGGGTCGGCAGGGTGGGCCTCAAGTCCCTGCTCTACTTCCAGGCGGGCACCCTCGCCGCCCTCGCCGTCGGACTGGTCGCCGTCAACCTCTTCCAGCCCGGCGCGGGTGTCCACGCCCACCCCGGAGACCTGCGGCTCTCCGGCGAGGCCGCGCGGTACGTGAAGGACGGCGAGGACCAGAGCTGGTGGCACTTCCTCACCGACATCGTGCCGTCCAGCGCGGTGGGGGCGTTCGCCGAGGGGAACATCCTCCAAGTCATCTTCTTCGCCGTCCTGTTCGGTGTGGCGCTGAAGGCCGTGGGGCCTGTCGGCGCGCCCCTGGTCGACGGCGTCAACCGGCTGAGCGCGGTCGTCTTCAAGATCCTCCACTACGTGATGCTCGCCGCGCCCGTCGGCGCGTTCGGCGCCATGGCCTACACCATCGGCAAGTACGGCATCTCCACGCTCACCAGCCTCGGCCGGCTCATCGGCCTGTTCTACGGCACGTCGCTGTTCTTCGTGGTGGTCGTCCTGGGCGGCGTTCTCGGCCTGCTGCGCATCAACATCTTCCGGCTCCTTCACCACCTGCGGGAGGAGTTCCTCATCGTCCTCGGCACGTCGTCGTCGGAGAGCGTGCTGCCGAGGGTGATGGCCAAACTCGAAGGGCTCGGCCTGCGCAGGGACATCGTCGGACTGACCGTGCCGACCGGGTACTCCTTCAACCTCGACGGGAGCTCCCTCTATCTCTCCCTGGCAGCGGTCTACATCGCCCAGGCCACCGACACCCCGCTCACCCTCGGCCAGCAGCTCGGCCTGCTCGCCGTCATGATCCTGACGTCCAAGGGGTCCGGAGGCGTCACGGGCGCCGGGTTCATCGCCCTGGCCGCCACGCTGTCCGCGGTCGGCACCGTGCCGGCCGCGGGCATCATGCTCATCTTCGGCATCGACAAGTTCATGTCCGAGTGCAGGGCCCTGACGAATCTCGCGGGGAACAGCGTCGCCACCCTGGTCGTGGCCCGCTGGGAGGGCGTCCTCGACACGGCACGCGTCAACAGGGTCCTGCGCGGCGGGCGTCCCGAGCCCTCGCCCGAACTCTCGACCGACCCCTCGAAGGAGTCGGCCGGGCACGGAACTTCGACGGCGGGGAAGGCGTTGGCGGAGTGA
- a CDS encoding LysR family transcriptional regulator, giving the protein MDVRQLEYFLAIVDHGGFNRAASALYLSQPSLSQAVRALERDLGSSLFHRIGRRAVLTEAGTALIEPARAAVRSLATARASVAAVHELREGRLDIAAMPSQAVEPLTTMIRRFTGRHPGVSVNIRAAFTSRDVIDMVRTGAAELGLLATSGPLADKAVLSHDVGEQRFVLVTPPDGPFPVGRPVAREELAGHRLIVGQRGTGMRAYVDGLRERGIDFAVAAETEHRVAILPLVLAGVGLAVVTESWRTAAERAGALVLDIEPRTTLRIALVSRRAEQSPAARTFLTCALAECP; this is encoded by the coding sequence ATGGATGTTCGTCAGCTGGAGTACTTCCTCGCGATCGTCGACCACGGCGGTTTCAATCGGGCGGCGTCGGCCCTCTACCTCTCCCAGCCGTCGCTGTCCCAGGCGGTCCGTGCGCTGGAACGGGACCTCGGCAGCAGCCTGTTCCACCGCATCGGCCGCCGCGCCGTGCTCACCGAGGCGGGCACGGCGCTGATCGAACCCGCCCGTGCGGCCGTACGCAGCCTGGCCACGGCCCGTGCCAGCGTCGCCGCGGTGCACGAACTGCGCGAGGGCCGGCTCGACATCGCCGCCATGCCCTCCCAGGCGGTGGAACCCCTCACCACGATGATCCGCCGTTTCACCGGCCGCCACCCCGGCGTGTCCGTCAACATCCGGGCGGCGTTCACCTCGCGCGACGTCATCGACATGGTCCGCACCGGCGCCGCCGAACTGGGCCTCCTCGCGACGTCCGGCCCCCTCGCCGACAAGGCGGTGCTCTCGCACGACGTGGGCGAGCAGCGCTTCGTCCTGGTCACCCCGCCCGACGGGCCCTTCCCCGTGGGCCGCCCGGTGGCCCGCGAGGAGTTGGCGGGTCATCGGCTGATCGTCGGGCAGCGGGGCACCGGCATGCGCGCCTACGTCGACGGTCTCCGCGAGCGCGGCATCGACTTCGCCGTCGCCGCGGAGACCGAGCACCGCGTGGCGATCCTGCCGCTGGTCCTCGCCGGGGTCGGCCTCGCCGTCGTCACGGAGTCCTGGCGCACGGCCGCCGAGCGTGCCGGCGCGCTGGTCCTGGACATCGAGCCCCGGACGACCCTGCGCATCGCGCTGGTGAGCCGCAGGGCCGAGCAGTCACCGGCCGCCCGGACCTTCCTCACGTGCGCCCTCGCCGAGTGCCCGTAG
- a CDS encoding tellurite resistance TerB family protein, whose product MAMWDRIKDQAKGLQQSQGARGSGGHGRPGSGSGGGSKAQLVGVLKSQLASLKTELKSGAYRDASMAMCALVAAADGSVDPAERQHVESLIVQNDVLQNFPPDQLRQRFNKHVDQLSLNFQQGKAEAMQEIAKAAKKPMEAKAVVQTGFVVAGADGYIAPAEEQVLREACAALNVSPQEFGL is encoded by the coding sequence ATGGCGATGTGGGACCGGATCAAGGACCAGGCCAAGGGTCTGCAGCAGTCGCAGGGGGCGCGCGGCTCCGGCGGCCACGGACGACCGGGTTCGGGCTCCGGCGGGGGATCGAAGGCCCAGCTCGTGGGTGTGCTCAAGTCCCAGCTGGCCTCCTTGAAGACGGAGCTCAAGAGCGGTGCCTACCGCGACGCGAGCATGGCCATGTGCGCCCTGGTCGCGGCGGCCGACGGCTCGGTCGACCCCGCCGAGCGCCAGCACGTGGAGTCGCTGATCGTGCAGAACGACGTGCTGCAGAACTTCCCGCCGGACCAGCTGCGGCAGCGGTTCAACAAGCACGTGGACCAGCTGTCGCTCAACTTCCAGCAGGGCAAGGCCGAGGCGATGCAGGAGATCGCCAAGGCGGCGAAGAAGCCGATGGAGGCCAAGGCGGTCGTGCAGACCGGCTTCGTCGTCGCCGGCGCGGACGGATACATCGCGCCGGCGGAGGAGCAGGTCCTCCGTGAGGCGTGCGCGGCGCTGAACGTGTCCCCGCAGGAGTTCGGTCTCTGA
- a CDS encoding TetR family transcriptional regulator yields the protein MSLAERKRRLVSDELTESALQLLALKGYDAVTIDEIVATAGVSRRTFFRYFASKEDVVVQFLADMGTGMRAELADRPAGESHAEALRNAVKVPLAICSARSDHSERALSVVQLILRTPALLARFLERQAQWRDDLTEEMGRRTGLAPEAELYPRLAAGMALTAFDAVLQRWSGSDGAEDPAELLDRAFDVIGPALDTVAA from the coding sequence ATGAGCCTCGCCGAACGCAAGCGCCGCCTCGTCTCGGACGAGCTGACCGAGTCCGCGCTGCAACTGCTGGCGCTGAAGGGGTACGACGCGGTCACCATCGACGAGATCGTGGCCACCGCCGGAGTGTCCCGACGCACGTTCTTCCGGTACTTCGCGTCCAAGGAGGACGTGGTCGTCCAGTTCCTGGCCGACATGGGCACCGGAATGCGCGCGGAGCTGGCGGACCGTCCCGCCGGGGAGTCCCACGCCGAAGCGCTGCGGAACGCCGTGAAGGTCCCCCTCGCCATCTGTTCCGCCCGCTCCGACCACTCCGAGCGGGCGCTGAGCGTGGTGCAGCTGATCCTGCGGACGCCCGCCCTGCTGGCCCGCTTCCTGGAGCGGCAGGCGCAGTGGCGCGACGACCTGACGGAGGAGATGGGCCGCCGGACGGGGCTGGCCCCCGAGGCCGAGCTGTATCCACGGCTGGCCGCGGGGATGGCCCTCACCGCGTTCGACGCCGTGCTGCAGCGGTGGAGCGGCAGCGACGGCGCCGAGGACCCGGCCGAACTCCTCGACCGGGCCTTCGACGTGATCGGCCCGGCCCTGGACACCGTGGCGGCGTAA
- a CDS encoding AraC family transcriptional regulator, with product MLERLNEAMEYIERHLDETVDVAEAARIAATSEYHLRRMFSALAGMPLSEYVRRRRLTLAGAEVLADHDTLLEIAVRHGYGSGEAFARAFRAMHGVGPGEARRTGAALSSQSRMTFRLTVEGSSDLRYRVVDKPDFAVVGFKARVPLVHSGPNRAIVDFVRGIGPEDRQRLEKLADQEPHGMLAVCDDLDPSRAEGTELDYYQGVITSASALDAHTGASVLPVPAGTWAVFTTSGPAPQAIQNLWRDVFTEWFPSNPYRSRPGPEILRTRLSPGGTEAEAELWLPVERERGRPS from the coding sequence GTGCTGGAGCGGCTCAACGAGGCCATGGAGTACATCGAGCGCCACCTCGACGAGACCGTCGACGTGGCCGAGGCGGCCCGGATCGCGGCCACTTCCGAGTACCACCTGCGCCGGATGTTCTCCGCGCTGGCGGGCATGCCGCTCTCGGAGTACGTCCGGCGCCGACGGCTCACTCTCGCGGGCGCGGAGGTGCTGGCGGACCATGACACGCTCCTGGAGATCGCGGTCCGCCACGGCTACGGCTCGGGCGAGGCGTTCGCGCGGGCGTTCCGCGCCATGCACGGCGTCGGGCCGGGTGAGGCCCGGCGCACCGGCGCCGCGCTCAGCTCCCAGTCCCGGATGACCTTTCGTCTCACCGTCGAAGGGAGCAGCGACCTGCGGTACCGCGTGGTGGACAAGCCGGACTTCGCCGTCGTCGGGTTCAAGGCCCGGGTGCCGCTGGTGCACTCGGGGCCGAACCGGGCGATCGTCGACTTCGTCCGCGGAATCGGCCCGGAGGACCGGCAGCGCCTGGAGAAGCTGGCGGACCAGGAGCCGCACGGGATGCTCGCCGTCTGCGACGACCTGGACCCGAGCCGCGCGGAGGGCACCGAACTCGACTACTACCAGGGCGTGATCACGTCGGCGTCCGCCCTGGACGCCCATACCGGCGCCTCCGTGCTGCCCGTGCCCGCCGGGACGTGGGCGGTGTTCACGACGTCGGGCCCCGCACCGCAGGCCATCCAGAACCTGTGGCGCGACGTGTTCACGGAGTGGTTCCCGTCGAATCCGTACCGCAGCCGACCCGGCCCGGAGATCCTGCGCACGCGCCTGTCGCCGGGCGGCACGGAGGCGGAGGCCGAACTGTGGTTGCCGGTCGAGCGGGAGCGGGGCCGGCCCTCGTAG
- a CDS encoding ankyrin repeat domain-containing protein, which translates to MGFFDDLVYPVGERLEDPSGEPAGRRGESVLLGPPDEHVGRERPPLDWFAPASVPQPAVAGSGPTAKALLSGWSVWPGSVTLHLAVHRTVHRQSDGRARQSGLRVGLLLGDGRRVTSLDPHGTKSTTALGPAARPAAARSAASAGLIPLDTGGMRDSLFRTDVDLYLPELPPSGATRLVVEWPDEEIPETSTPVDADALRAASARAVEVWPGLPTPRATGDRFLVFARWGGPPGFLARPMSAYELRDLREREEARQRYVPRADWEGLGYEGWRDPALIRARLDGGASADADVWSGRTPLHLAARDGGAASVRLLLPHVTDVDASDDEGHTALWHAACEGDEECVRTLIGAGADVWTPQTGPWSPGRLLLTTPLAPVVADLPGAVVLPDEEFAAFRAADALVAAFVDEGRWTEGLGIAFVRDLDGAEVVRRLGADPALCPELLPKDAPFDDDEEIDMDDWDDADDYDKSYRFVSVVEVPGDPGGCVITQIGYMPSDETLLGAVSAGTTAYGMYFNPKGGTHGTLARDGVCVEHEEVGLSPDATDPTTYWHFRFWQTGPDVPYDARDLAYACAAAGLRVFDGRPALDGTAPRRRVELPADLVR; encoded by the coding sequence ATGGGATTCTTCGACGACTTGGTGTACCCGGTGGGAGAACGGCTCGAGGACCCGTCCGGGGAACCTGCTGGGCGGCGTGGCGAGTCGGTCCTGCTGGGCCCTCCGGACGAGCACGTGGGCCGGGAGAGGCCGCCGCTCGACTGGTTCGCGCCCGCGTCGGTGCCGCAGCCCGCGGTGGCCGGGAGCGGGCCGACCGCCAAGGCGCTGCTGTCCGGCTGGTCCGTGTGGCCCGGCTCGGTCACGCTGCACCTCGCCGTGCACCGGACGGTCCACCGGCAGAGCGACGGCCGGGCCCGGCAGTCGGGACTGCGGGTGGGGCTGCTGCTGGGCGACGGGCGCCGCGTGACCTCGCTCGACCCGCACGGGACGAAGTCCACGACGGCCCTGGGGCCCGCGGCGCGTCCGGCCGCCGCCCGGTCGGCGGCGTCGGCGGGGCTGATCCCGCTGGACACCGGCGGAATGCGGGACTCCCTCTTCAGGACCGATGTGGACCTGTACCTGCCGGAGCTGCCCCCGTCCGGAGCGACGCGTCTGGTGGTGGAGTGGCCGGACGAGGAGATCCCGGAGACCAGTACGCCGGTGGACGCCGATGCCCTGCGTGCCGCGTCCGCCCGTGCCGTCGAGGTGTGGCCCGGCCTGCCGACGCCCCGCGCCACAGGGGACCGGTTCCTCGTCTTCGCCCGGTGGGGCGGCCCGCCCGGCTTCCTCGCCCGCCCGATGTCCGCGTACGAACTCCGCGACCTGCGCGAGCGCGAGGAGGCGCGGCAGCGATACGTGCCACGAGCCGACTGGGAAGGCTTGGGGTACGAGGGCTGGCGCGACCCGGCGCTGATCCGGGCCCGCCTCGACGGGGGCGCGTCCGCCGACGCCGACGTCTGGTCCGGCCGCACCCCGCTGCACCTGGCCGCCCGGGACGGCGGCGCGGCGTCCGTGCGCCTGCTCCTCCCCCACGTCACAGACGTCGACGCGTCCGACGACGAGGGGCACACCGCGCTGTGGCACGCCGCCTGTGAGGGCGACGAGGAGTGTGTGCGTACGCTGATCGGAGCCGGCGCGGACGTCTGGACGCCGCAGACCGGACCCTGGTCCCCGGGGCGGCTGCTGCTGACGACGCCGCTCGCTCCGGTCGTCGCGGATCTGCCGGGCGCGGTGGTGCTGCCGGACGAAGAGTTCGCGGCCTTCCGCGCCGCCGACGCGCTCGTCGCGGCCTTCGTCGACGAAGGCAGGTGGACGGAAGGGCTCGGCATCGCCTTCGTGCGCGACCTGGACGGGGCGGAGGTCGTCCGCCGCCTCGGTGCCGACCCGGCGCTCTGTCCCGAACTCCTCCCGAAGGACGCCCCGTTCGACGACGACGAAGAGATCGACATGGACGACTGGGATGACGCGGACGACTACGACAAGAGTTACCGCTTCGTCTCGGTGGTCGAGGTTCCGGGCGACCCCGGCGGCTGCGTGATCACCCAGATCGGATACATGCCGAGCGACGAGACCCTGCTGGGCGCGGTGTCGGCCGGCACCACCGCCTACGGCATGTACTTCAACCCGAAGGGCGGCACCCACGGCACACTGGCGCGGGACGGCGTGTGCGTGGAGCACGAGGAGGTCGGCCTCTCCCCCGACGCGACGGACCCGACCACGTACTGGCACTTCCGGTTCTGGCAGACCGGCCCGGACGTGCCGTACGACGCGCGCGACCTCGCCTACGCCTGCGCGGCGGCCGGGCTCCGCGTCTTCGACGGCCGCCCGGCCCTGGACGGCACCGCACCGAGGCGCCGGGTGGAACTGCCCGCGGACCTCGTGCGCTGA
- a CDS encoding PepSY domain-containing protein — MVTKRNATAVRRGRPARTRSTGLICVAAAAGALLVGCGNDDGDNTQTDTSTAGRAASPSSSPSSDGGGLTDDQRERKELVPKAKVGYDKALDAAIATVDKAKPVSIELKGTPDKPVWKAEVATADGATHDVDVDAVTGKAGQARADNDQDQDDKRELADWLKKATVTAQQAAQTATDKKKGTVTSVELDDSDKGDTVLWSVDVVTTDDWNKTTYDIDAANRKIVREHVDRD; from the coding sequence ATGGTCACAAAACGAAACGCAACCGCCGTCCGGCGCGGTCGCCCCGCGCGCACCCGGAGCACGGGCCTCATCTGTGTCGCCGCCGCGGCAGGAGCGCTGCTCGTCGGCTGCGGCAACGACGACGGCGACAACACGCAGACCGACACCTCCACGGCCGGGCGGGCGGCCTCGCCCTCGTCCTCCCCGTCGTCCGACGGGGGCGGCCTCACGGACGACCAACGCGAGCGCAAGGAACTCGTCCCGAAGGCCAAGGTCGGCTACGACAAGGCGCTGGACGCGGCGATCGCGACGGTCGACAAGGCGAAGCCCGTCTCCATCGAGCTCAAGGGCACGCCGGACAAACCGGTCTGGAAGGCCGAGGTGGCGACCGCGGACGGCGCCACCCACGACGTCGACGTCGACGCGGTCACCGGCAAGGCCGGGCAGGCGCGGGCCGACAACGACCAGGACCAGGACGACAAGCGCGAGCTCGCGGACTGGCTGAAGAAGGCGACCGTCACCGCGCAGCAGGCCGCGCAGACCGCCACGGACAAGAAGAAGGGCACCGTCACCTCGGTGGAGCTCGACGACTCCGACAAGGGCGACACGGTGCTGTGGTCCGTCGACGTCGTCACGACCGACGACTGGAACAAGACGACGTACGACATCGACGCGGCCAACCGCAAGATCGTCCGGGAGCACGTCGACCGGGACTGA